In the genome of Myxococcus stipitatus, one region contains:
- a CDS encoding beta-ketoacyl synthase N-terminal-like domain-containing protein — MTTETQSATRTSTPIAIIGASCLVAGAETPEQLWRYITEGTPRFAQVPSSRFRWESFYSKDSSDTEKGEVWRASFFNDLELPWREYKVGPKMLDELHRCELYTVEAIRRALADARLLERPFPRERTAVIMGGSEMGYDPRVIHPFLWHRPKLTAAVEAAMEGSGLPEEARRRILEAAERAFHEVCHREFTRGNVSGMSLSLGRACSLFDLKGPHFVVNSACSSVLSALECAVNGLTLGDYDVALVGGTSPYLTPAPFVTFERMRLLTRDAQPRPFDADADGTLLGEGTGFFVLRRLEDALKQGDSILGVIRGISGANDGRRGALISPPLDAQVRAAQRAYELAGYSPETVQYLECHANGVEFLEASEITAMQKVFSGHAPRSLTIGSTKNMVGYLLSASTMPGLVRTLMALKHQTLPAQGHVRQPREELRAQGSPFRLLAEPAQWKAPADGTPRRAGVNSLAMGGQAYHLTLEEFVPEYHARLVATLGPAPKREPVAVVSYGVLAPGAMDSDTFYENVLAKKNHIIRVPKDRFDIDRYLGPEGEMGKIYCPLGGFIEGFQFDEKSFLIPPTLAAQLDRSHLFALTAAAEALRKTTAPQKAPLRTSVFMADMPGRLRERQVELRISYVEMDTLFRRVLQEHGLSPDTADQLARAAEGNFKARMAPMTPYTHAGYAGSSEATLIAHVYGFKGATGIFESTCASSLAAIESGVENLQLGLSDVVLAGGAFSDLEPDLYAINCTFRGVSGSGSRPFDADASGFIPGEGAGVVVLKRLKDAERDGDTILGVIKGVGSSSDGKGKSLLAPNPVGQELAVRRAMERADVAPTSIQYIECHGTATPVGDFTELSTYSQVMRGLAPRSVGIGSVKSMIGHLHSAAGVINLIKVLKSLEHRVLPPQINFERPNPDIAWDTLPFEVITEAKPWAAPAGGGPRRAGLSAFGMGGTNYHVVVEEYVRRGEGAVLSPASFPMVGAVLERTEDTLTVVRELSLETDRYLCEHRVNEVAVLPGTFGVELMAEVALLLRPGLAVTGFEGVRFHQAAKVWEGRTTRLVVTARAGKADTAGRVSVALQVDMELRPRADMPPVRRKLHTGTVVLEARRELREPERVRVDSATAALCSAEGRQDFRSLYNQGEGVHLGPRMQGCRHLRVLSPTQQAAWVMQERLEDLFSFTSSPRFLVGPMALDAITHAAGMTAYYSLESLVLPEGVDRMRLHAPLPVGEEVAVHSTYLGAQDGIARVRAVAFHPRTRQVFVELDGVRLSVLGHLGPVLKHIIDGRLNGMQGRA; from the coding sequence ATGACGACGGAAACCCAGTCAGCGACCCGAACGTCCACGCCCATCGCCATCATCGGCGCTTCATGCCTGGTGGCGGGCGCCGAAACGCCGGAGCAGCTCTGGCGCTACATCACGGAAGGGACGCCTCGGTTCGCGCAGGTGCCTTCGTCGCGCTTCCGGTGGGAGAGCTTCTACAGCAAGGACTCCTCCGACACGGAGAAGGGCGAGGTGTGGCGGGCGTCGTTCTTCAACGACCTGGAGCTGCCCTGGCGGGAGTACAAGGTCGGGCCGAAGATGCTCGACGAGCTCCACCGCTGTGAGCTGTACACGGTGGAGGCGATTCGCCGGGCCCTCGCGGATGCGCGCCTGCTGGAGCGGCCGTTTCCCCGTGAGCGCACCGCCGTCATCATGGGTGGCTCGGAGATGGGCTACGACCCGCGCGTCATCCACCCCTTCCTCTGGCACCGGCCCAAGCTGACGGCGGCGGTCGAGGCGGCGATGGAGGGCTCGGGGCTTCCGGAGGAGGCCCGGCGCCGCATCCTGGAGGCCGCGGAGCGCGCGTTCCACGAGGTCTGCCATCGAGAGTTCACCCGAGGCAACGTCTCCGGCATGAGCCTGTCCCTGGGGCGGGCCTGTTCCTTGTTCGACCTGAAGGGGCCGCACTTCGTCGTGAACTCGGCGTGCTCGTCCGTGCTCTCTGCTCTGGAGTGCGCGGTCAACGGGCTCACGCTGGGGGACTACGATGTCGCGCTGGTGGGCGGCACCAGCCCCTACCTGACGCCCGCGCCCTTCGTCACCTTCGAGCGGATGCGGCTGCTGACGCGCGATGCCCAACCCCGTCCCTTCGATGCCGACGCGGACGGGACGCTCCTGGGAGAGGGCACGGGCTTCTTCGTGCTGCGGCGCTTGGAGGACGCGCTGAAGCAAGGCGACTCCATCCTCGGCGTCATCCGAGGCATCAGCGGCGCGAACGACGGGCGTCGAGGCGCGTTGATCAGCCCACCCCTGGATGCGCAGGTCCGGGCGGCGCAGCGTGCGTACGAGCTCGCGGGATACTCCCCGGAGACGGTGCAGTACCTGGAGTGCCACGCCAACGGGGTGGAGTTCCTCGAGGCGTCCGAAATCACGGCGATGCAGAAGGTGTTCTCGGGGCACGCGCCGCGAAGCCTGACCATCGGCTCGACGAAGAACATGGTCGGCTATCTGCTGTCGGCGTCGACGATGCCGGGGCTCGTGCGCACGCTGATGGCCTTGAAGCATCAGACGCTCCCGGCCCAAGGGCATGTTCGGCAGCCGCGCGAGGAGCTGCGTGCGCAGGGCTCGCCCTTCCGGCTCCTCGCCGAGCCCGCGCAGTGGAAGGCCCCAGCGGACGGGACACCTCGCCGCGCGGGGGTGAACTCGCTGGCGATGGGGGGACAGGCCTACCACCTCACGCTGGAGGAGTTCGTTCCGGAGTACCACGCACGGCTGGTCGCGACGCTGGGGCCCGCGCCGAAGCGAGAGCCCGTCGCCGTGGTGTCCTACGGCGTCCTCGCGCCTGGCGCGATGGACAGCGACACGTTCTACGAGAACGTGCTGGCGAAGAAGAACCACATCATCCGCGTGCCCAAGGACCGCTTCGACATCGACCGCTATCTCGGCCCCGAGGGGGAGATGGGGAAGATCTACTGCCCGCTCGGAGGGTTCATCGAGGGCTTCCAGTTCGACGAGAAGTCCTTCCTCATTCCTCCGACCCTGGCGGCCCAGTTGGACCGGTCGCACCTCTTCGCGCTGACGGCCGCGGCGGAGGCGCTGCGCAAGACGACCGCGCCGCAGAAGGCTCCGCTGCGGACGTCCGTCTTCATGGCGGACATGCCCGGGCGTCTGCGTGAGCGGCAGGTCGAGCTGCGCATCAGCTATGTCGAGATGGACACGCTCTTCCGGCGGGTGCTCCAGGAGCACGGGCTGTCGCCTGACACGGCCGACCAGCTCGCCCGCGCGGCCGAGGGGAACTTCAAGGCGCGCATGGCGCCCATGACGCCCTATACCCACGCGGGCTACGCGGGCAGCTCGGAGGCCACGCTCATCGCCCATGTGTATGGCTTCAAGGGCGCCACGGGCATCTTCGAGAGCACCTGTGCCTCATCGCTCGCGGCCATCGAGTCGGGCGTGGAGAACCTCCAGCTGGGGCTCTCGGATGTCGTGCTGGCGGGTGGGGCCTTCTCGGACCTGGAGCCCGACCTGTATGCCATCAACTGCACGTTCCGAGGGGTGAGCGGCTCCGGGAGCCGTCCCTTCGACGCGGACGCCTCCGGGTTCATCCCGGGCGAGGGCGCGGGTGTCGTGGTGCTCAAGCGCCTGAAGGACGCGGAGCGGGATGGCGACACGATTCTGGGCGTCATCAAGGGCGTCGGGTCATCGAGCGATGGAAAGGGCAAGTCGCTGCTCGCGCCGAACCCGGTGGGCCAGGAGCTGGCGGTGCGTCGCGCGATGGAGCGCGCCGATGTCGCGCCCACGTCCATCCAGTACATCGAGTGCCACGGCACGGCGACGCCCGTGGGGGACTTCACGGAGCTCTCCACCTACTCGCAGGTCATGCGCGGGCTCGCGCCGCGCTCGGTGGGAATTGGCTCGGTGAAGTCGATGATTGGTCACCTGCACTCGGCGGCCGGCGTCATCAACCTCATCAAGGTCTTGAAGAGCCTGGAGCACCGCGTGCTTCCACCGCAGATCAACTTCGAGCGCCCGAACCCGGACATCGCCTGGGACACCCTGCCGTTCGAGGTCATCACGGAGGCGAAGCCCTGGGCCGCGCCCGCTGGAGGAGGCCCTCGCCGAGCCGGCCTCAGTGCGTTCGGCATGGGCGGCACCAACTACCACGTGGTGGTGGAGGAGTACGTCCGGCGCGGAGAGGGCGCGGTGTTGAGTCCCGCGTCCTTCCCGATGGTGGGAGCGGTGTTGGAGCGCACGGAGGACACGCTGACCGTGGTGCGGGAGCTGAGCCTCGAGACGGACCGCTACCTCTGTGAGCACCGGGTCAACGAGGTCGCCGTGCTCCCCGGCACCTTTGGTGTGGAGCTGATGGCCGAGGTGGCGCTGCTGCTCCGCCCCGGACTCGCGGTGACGGGATTCGAAGGGGTGCGCTTCCACCAGGCGGCCAAGGTCTGGGAGGGGCGGACCACGCGACTGGTCGTCACCGCGAGGGCCGGGAAGGCGGACACGGCGGGACGCGTGAGCGTCGCGCTCCAGGTGGACATGGAGCTGAGACCCCGCGCGGACATGCCCCCCGTTCGCCGCAAGCTCCACACCGGGACGGTGGTCCTCGAAGCGCGGCGTGAGCTTCGCGAGCCGGAGCGCGTGCGAGTGGACTCCGCGACGGCGGCGCTCTGCTCGGCCGAGGGTCGCCAGGATTTCCGCTCGCTCTACAATCAGGGCGAGGGTGTCCATCTCGGGCCCCGGATGCAGGGCTGTCGCCATCTGCGCGTCCTGTCGCCCACACAGCAGGCCGCGTGGGTGATGCAGGAGCGACTGGAGGACCTGTTCTCCTTCACCTCATCCCCGCGCTTCCTCGTGGGGCCGATGGCGCTGGACGCCATCACTCACGCCGCGGGGATGACCGCGTACTACTCGCTCGAGTCCCTGGTCCTCCCGGAGGGAGTGGACCGCATGCGGCTGCATGCGCCGCTGCCCGTGGGGGAAGAGGTCGCGGTCCACAGCACCTACCTCGGCGCGCAGGACGGCATCGCGAGAGTTCGCGCGGTGGCCTTCCATCCCCGGACCCGGCAGGTCTTCGTCGAGCTCGACGGAGTCCGGTTGAGCGTCCTGGGGCACCTGGGGCCCGTGCTCAAACACATCATCGATGGTCGCCTGAACGGAATGCAGGGGCGGGCCTGA
- a CDS encoding beta-ketoacyl synthase N-terminal-like domain-containing protein, with protein sequence MSPVRFRPVAIVGMGCVFPKSNSVEAFWSRVTQGGSALGLLNEREFRSDWYYDAAPATPDRTQCRHGALVDELVLDAWKYLIPPKVLRDMHRMQIAFIDATSQALDDARGGMLGVPPERVGLVMGSSGGGLRPGCRVHTRLVDMLRSLSASESLTSRHPGLAAELAEALTSQLQAELPGTSETEATASFSSIWAGRVAKLFDLRGAHFTVDAGHASSLAAIQSASQQLNSGNCDVVLAAGCSQLLTPHDLVAFSKHGVLGTSSVLAPFDPQSSGTLLGEGVGVFVLRRLEDAVASGAKVYAVIRGIGVASDGASSSLLAPSTTGQLRAMREAYAHAGYGPRDVQYVECHGSGIPEEDATELASLRALWGEEASSSRVVLGAVKELTGHLQAASGAAGLLKTSLALFHKLLPPRHSAERQDLSTAPFHGSKELMPWPAVKAGARRASVSAFGMGGLNYHLTLEEFSKAEHARLAATLRPPRPPEPIAIVGLGGVFPGARDVEQLWDNLLEKRSAIGAIPPERAETSRYLDPTRKSKTRPYTNLAGYVVDGSWPEDRIRVPSEVAARTDRGQSWTMRAALQALDDAGHSPGRVDARRIGIAMGYMPPLEREFLTQARVYYAEFDGRLAAQLRKRGIDEAEARRIRDEVEAEYKRELPPIDAQTLPGYLGSLAAARVAHHLDFQGPAMMVESACASSLAAVDIAAHFLHTRECDLVLAGGMYATLGVDAMTQWCSFGGLSQNGSFPFDARADGYVTSEGAAMLALKRLSDAEAAGDRVYAVIRAVAGATDPKSASIWAPSSEGQAQAVRGAVAKAGVSPEDIQYLEGHGTGTPVGDPVEVETYRAVFGCGREGRQVLLGSIKSNLGHLNSGAGAASLLKVALALHHGKVPPNATFATPNPAIPWHELPFRVPTAPERWEPQEQGVRRAGVTSLGLGGTSFHAVVEEHVPPASVLSLHGAARGEVLSKVEHLLRERRRAPRSPDDVSAPCRFAVALPSGVAAQRALTRARDSLAGASESVLREQGLYFYDARDSRRLHEQKVAWVFPSRGASPADDLQALAARYPEVRDTLEEAASAFEEVTAPREGLESDVAEVVSGVAYYRLMRARGLRVDILLGEGTGEYSALVASGMLSLTDAVQALSLRSRGQPQAGQVPAIPGASALRILREGLVRLAWGSPEVAVLSAVHGRYYEPSLQEGFLARHLALLDAQPTRFQQHVRRLYDDGVRVFLEAGSGDALAACLDSMPGISAQVVHARHPAGASEVERFQRLWAFSDVHRLLPSAERA encoded by the coding sequence ATGAGTCCGGTGCGCTTCCGTCCCGTGGCCATCGTGGGCATGGGCTGTGTCTTCCCCAAGTCGAACAGCGTGGAGGCGTTCTGGTCGCGCGTCACGCAGGGGGGCTCCGCGCTGGGCTTGCTGAACGAGCGGGAGTTCCGCTCGGACTGGTACTACGACGCCGCGCCGGCCACGCCCGACCGCACGCAGTGTCGACACGGCGCGCTCGTGGACGAGCTGGTGCTGGACGCGTGGAAGTACCTCATTCCGCCCAAGGTCCTGCGGGACATGCACCGGATGCAGATTGCGTTCATCGACGCCACCTCACAGGCGCTCGATGATGCCCGGGGCGGCATGCTGGGCGTGCCGCCGGAGCGGGTCGGTCTGGTGATGGGCTCCTCGGGAGGAGGACTGCGCCCTGGGTGCCGAGTCCACACGCGGCTCGTGGACATGCTGCGCTCGCTGTCCGCATCGGAGTCGCTGACCTCGCGTCATCCGGGACTGGCGGCCGAGCTGGCGGAGGCGCTCACCTCGCAGCTCCAGGCGGAGCTGCCGGGAACGAGTGAGACCGAGGCCACCGCCTCGTTCAGCAGCATCTGGGCGGGACGGGTCGCCAAGCTCTTCGACCTGCGCGGGGCTCACTTCACGGTGGACGCGGGACATGCGTCCTCGCTCGCGGCCATCCAGAGCGCGAGTCAGCAGCTCAACTCCGGGAACTGTGACGTGGTGCTCGCGGCGGGTTGCAGCCAGCTGCTGACGCCGCATGACCTGGTCGCGTTCAGCAAGCATGGGGTGCTGGGAACGTCGTCCGTGCTGGCGCCGTTCGACCCCCAGTCGAGCGGAACGCTCCTGGGGGAAGGGGTCGGCGTGTTCGTCCTGCGCCGCCTGGAGGATGCGGTGGCTTCGGGCGCGAAGGTCTACGCGGTCATCCGAGGCATCGGCGTGGCCTCCGATGGCGCGAGCTCCTCCCTCCTGGCCCCGAGCACGACAGGTCAGCTCCGAGCCATGCGCGAGGCCTATGCGCATGCGGGCTATGGGCCTCGGGACGTGCAGTACGTCGAGTGCCACGGCTCGGGAATCCCCGAGGAGGACGCGACCGAGCTCGCGAGCCTGCGAGCGCTCTGGGGCGAAGAGGCGTCGTCGTCGCGCGTAGTGCTGGGCGCGGTGAAGGAGCTGACGGGGCACCTCCAGGCGGCCTCGGGAGCGGCGGGCCTGCTGAAGACCTCCCTGGCGCTGTTCCACAAGTTGCTTCCGCCAAGACACAGCGCGGAGCGCCAGGACCTGAGCACCGCGCCGTTCCACGGCTCGAAGGAGCTGATGCCCTGGCCCGCGGTGAAGGCGGGGGCTCGGCGGGCCTCCGTCAGTGCGTTCGGGATGGGCGGGCTGAACTATCACCTGACGCTCGAGGAATTCTCCAAGGCCGAGCACGCACGACTCGCGGCGACCTTGCGGCCACCGCGTCCCCCGGAGCCCATCGCCATCGTGGGATTGGGAGGTGTCTTTCCGGGCGCGAGGGATGTCGAGCAGCTCTGGGACAACCTGTTGGAGAAGCGCAGCGCCATCGGCGCCATTCCTCCCGAGCGGGCGGAGACGTCGCGCTATCTGGACCCGACGCGCAAGAGCAAGACCCGGCCCTACACGAACCTCGCGGGCTACGTCGTCGATGGAAGCTGGCCAGAGGACCGCATCCGCGTCCCCTCCGAGGTCGCGGCGCGGACAGACCGGGGCCAGAGCTGGACGATGCGCGCCGCGTTGCAGGCGCTCGACGATGCCGGGCACTCCCCTGGGCGTGTGGACGCGCGGCGCATCGGCATCGCCATGGGCTACATGCCGCCGCTGGAGCGCGAGTTCCTGACGCAGGCGCGGGTGTATTACGCGGAGTTCGACGGACGGCTCGCGGCGCAGCTGCGGAAGCGGGGCATCGACGAGGCGGAGGCGCGGCGCATCCGCGACGAGGTGGAGGCGGAGTACAAGCGAGAGCTGCCTCCCATCGACGCACAGACGCTGCCCGGTTACCTCGGCAGCCTCGCGGCGGCGCGTGTCGCGCATCATCTGGACTTCCAGGGTCCAGCGATGATGGTCGAGTCCGCGTGTGCCTCCAGCCTGGCGGCCGTGGATATCGCCGCCCACTTCCTGCACACGCGTGAATGCGACCTGGTGCTCGCGGGAGGCATGTACGCGACGCTGGGCGTGGACGCGATGACGCAGTGGTGCTCGTTCGGAGGGCTGTCTCAGAACGGCTCCTTCCCCTTCGATGCGCGGGCGGATGGCTATGTGACGAGCGAGGGCGCGGCGATGCTCGCGCTCAAGCGGCTCTCGGATGCGGAGGCCGCGGGCGACCGCGTCTACGCGGTGATTCGCGCGGTCGCCGGCGCGACGGACCCGAAGAGTGCATCCATCTGGGCGCCGTCCTCCGAGGGGCAGGCCCAGGCGGTGCGCGGGGCCGTGGCGAAGGCGGGCGTCTCGCCGGAGGACATCCAGTATCTGGAGGGGCACGGCACGGGAACCCCGGTGGGGGACCCCGTCGAGGTGGAGACGTATCGCGCGGTGTTCGGGTGCGGCCGAGAGGGGCGGCAGGTGCTCCTCGGCTCCATCAAGTCGAACCTGGGGCATCTGAACTCCGGGGCGGGGGCCGCGTCGCTGCTGAAGGTCGCGCTGGCCCTGCACCACGGGAAGGTGCCGCCCAATGCGACCTTCGCGACGCCCAACCCGGCCATTCCCTGGCATGAGCTGCCCTTCCGGGTGCCCACCGCGCCCGAGCGCTGGGAGCCCCAGGAACAGGGCGTCCGCCGCGCGGGTGTCACCTCCCTGGGCTTGGGAGGCACCAGCTTCCACGCGGTCGTGGAGGAGCACGTACCGCCCGCGTCGGTGCTGAGCCTGCACGGGGCGGCGAGGGGCGAGGTGCTCTCGAAGGTCGAGCACCTCCTGCGCGAGCGGCGGCGCGCGCCGAGGTCTCCCGATGACGTGAGCGCTCCTTGCCGCTTCGCCGTGGCGTTGCCCTCGGGCGTGGCGGCCCAGCGGGCGTTGACGCGTGCGCGGGATTCGCTGGCCGGAGCCTCCGAGTCGGTGCTGCGCGAGCAGGGGCTCTACTTCTACGACGCCAGGGATTCGCGCCGCCTGCATGAGCAGAAGGTGGCCTGGGTCTTCCCGAGTCGAGGCGCGTCTCCGGCGGATGACCTCCAGGCGCTCGCGGCGCGGTACCCCGAGGTGCGCGACACGCTCGAAGAGGCGGCGTCGGCCTTCGAGGAAGTCACGGCCCCGCGAGAGGGACTCGAGAGTGACGTGGCGGAGGTCGTCTCCGGCGTCGCGTACTACCGGCTGATGCGCGCACGCGGGCTTCGCGTCGACATCCTGTTGGGCGAGGGGACAGGGGAGTACAGCGCGCTCGTCGCGAGTGGAATGCTCTCGCTGACCGACGCGGTGCAGGCGTTGTCCCTGCGGTCCCGGGGACAGCCTCAGGCCGGTCAGGTTCCCGCGATTCCAGGAGCGAGCGCGCTGCGGATCCTCCGCGAGGGACTGGTGAGGCTCGCCTGGGGCTCACCAGAGGTGGCGGTCCTGTCCGCCGTGCATGGCCGCTACTACGAGCCTTCTCTCCAAGAGGGCTTCCTCGCGCGTCATCTCGCCCTGCTGGACGCGCAGCCCACGCGGTTCCAGCAGCATGTGCGCCGCCTGTACGACGACGGCGTGCGGGTGTTCCTCGAGGCGGGTTCCGGCGATGCGCTGGCCGCCTGTCTCGACTCCATGCCCGGCATCTCCGCGCAGGTGGTGCATGCCCGGCATCCCGCTGGAGCGAGCGAGGTCGAGCGGTTCCAGCGCTTGTGGGCCTTCAGTGACGTTCACCGGTTGCTGCCATCCGCCGAGCGCGCTTGA
- a CDS encoding 4'-phosphopantetheinyl transferase family protein, producing the protein MNPPDFSVEVVKVGLPGGQRITVAVVPVSSVRRAWPLQPDGPISRVLTPAEIAASGMHVVLERRLAHLSGRIAAKLALLSHLRGQGFFLEARELGLTQMMAGPQEGRPVAQLPAGVPACDVSISHSHGLALAVVASGGRVGVDLERVAPRSAAFQEEAFTEGERAWLEQQARVEGRTLDELSSLGWCLKEALVKCSGQGLRAALQQVTFDGWTVTRDRQVHVAPLTEGVDAFVRLVHLKVPGAPDAGVTGLLVLGQGYALAVLHDAREVHPWSVESRRPALREASR; encoded by the coding sequence GTGAATCCCCCTGACTTCAGCGTGGAGGTGGTGAAGGTCGGTCTGCCAGGAGGGCAGCGCATCACCGTGGCGGTGGTGCCGGTGTCCTCCGTGCGTCGAGCCTGGCCCCTCCAACCCGATGGCCCCATCTCGCGGGTACTGACCCCGGCGGAGATCGCCGCGAGCGGAATGCATGTCGTGCTGGAGCGGCGGCTGGCCCATCTGTCCGGCCGCATCGCCGCGAAGCTCGCGCTGCTCTCGCACCTGCGAGGACAAGGGTTCTTCCTGGAGGCCCGCGAGCTGGGGCTCACCCAGATGATGGCGGGGCCCCAGGAAGGGCGCCCGGTGGCGCAGCTCCCGGCGGGCGTGCCGGCCTGCGATGTCTCGATTTCACATTCACACGGGCTCGCGCTGGCGGTGGTGGCGAGTGGTGGACGCGTGGGGGTGGACCTGGAGCGTGTGGCGCCCCGGTCCGCCGCGTTTCAGGAGGAAGCCTTCACGGAGGGGGAGCGGGCCTGGCTCGAGCAGCAGGCGAGAGTGGAGGGGCGGACGCTCGATGAGCTGTCGAGCCTGGGGTGGTGTCTCAAGGAAGCGCTGGTGAAGTGCTCGGGGCAGGGGCTTCGCGCCGCGCTTCAGCAGGTGACGTTCGACGGCTGGACGGTGACGCGCGACCGCCAGGTCCACGTGGCGCCGCTGACGGAGGGGGTCGATGCGTTCGTCAGGCTCGTCCACCTGAAGGTGCCAGGTGCTCCGGACGCGGGTGTCACGGGACTGCTCGTGCTGGGGCAGGGGTACGCGCTCGCGGTCCTTCACGACGCACGCGAGGTGCATCCGTGGAGCGTGGAGTCACGACGGCCCGCGCTGAGGGAGGCCTCGCGATGA